The DNA sequence CAGAGTCATCTCTAATAAGGCCTAAAGGATTTTTATTAGACTATGTTGGAACGCTTTGTTCAGAGGGTTACAGGcaaatgtgttaaaaaaaagaagcattATGGCATCAGGTAGAATTGAACAACCCTTTTTGCCCCTAAGGAGAAGCCTATGTACCCTGCAGTCGTATGTGATATCTGTTTCTTCCAGGGATTacttcaaatacaaattatCAAGGAAGGTTATTGAGCATTGTAGTGAATGTAGGGAGGAATAGGATGAAAGGAACTTACCAAGAGCAGGATCAAGTCCTCTGATTTTTAGCTCTCTGAATTCCTGACAGAGGGAGCAACATGGGCAAAAGATGTGAGAGACGGTATCTTGATGCGGAGCTTCTACCAGGTCGTATTTCCTTCTCAGCTTTGCTCTATACTTGGAGCCCATAATCCAGTGAGAGCACAAAGCAGGCATCATCAACAGGTAAATAAAGCTCCCCAAAGGACAAGCTGCAATCACACAATTATTGACAGTTGTTAGCAAGGTTCTAGTATTTGATGATATCCATGGGAGCTTAGACCATACAATGTCAAATAacagagaacaaaaaaaattgtagttgCAGACACCATTATGGATATGCTACAACCTTCCCTGCCTTCTGCAGACAACCATGGTAAGATGATTATAACAACTACTACAATGGGGGAAGAGCATGAAGTGGAAGCAGGTATGGTGAGGAGGGCTTACTCATTTCTCCTTCATCCATTACCTCTGCTATCTGCCCGAACGTAACACAGGGGAAAAATGTTGTCATAACAGCTGCAAAGACATgacaatttaaagaaatatcattAGCAAATCAGTTTGGTTCTGCCACATTTTTTGTGTTATACTACTATACAAGATGTGGTTGGTTTTCCAGTAATTTAACTTTGGATTAGTGGGGCACTGATGGCCTCAATAGCACACAAGTTACAGAGGTTATCCATCACTCTTCACTGTCTTCTTTAGTTCTTTTCTTACAGATAGAGAGCTTCATTCAATCCCCAACTTTCAGCTAGTTAGGCCTTGAACCAATCAAATTGTGCATCAAGTATCATTATTTATCAAGCTTTGTGGCAGTCATGACAAACTCTATCAGTACTCTCTCATtgccttgctttaaatgaagtTAAAGGAGAGAGGGATGCATTACGTCAATGAAGATCTAGAGGAAAAATCCAGATTTACATGAAAAAGTTTCAGGACAGGATTCATGAAACCATACCATATGATTGGCATAAGGCATAACTAAGTTGGAACTAGGTTATGGGGTTTTGACTGGGAAACTATGAAATATATCTACTTTTGGCAATTAAATGACAAAATCATGATCACAAAATTTTTGAGACGTGTTCATCTACAATAGAATGTTTCCATGGATTTCTCCACCTCAGTTCCTCACCAGTTCTAAAGAACACAAGTTTTGCAGTAGTGAGAGGATAAGACTTTGGAGAAAACCCTTTCTTGATAGTTAAAAAGCAGAAATCAAGCCTCACAAATCATGCAGTAGTTACCATTTGTTTTATGTTCATGGCAGTCGAATAAGCCTGTGGTCCAGGGACGTCCGTTCACAAAATTCTCAACCATCCCACTAGTGGCATGGTCTTGATAAAAACCACCTTGAATGCTTGGAAGCTGTGGCTGCTGAATTACTGGGGACATGCCAACAGGTTGAGCCATTGGCTGCCCTCCACTAAGTTCACTGGCTTCAATCCTACCCATTTCAGCTATCTAAGCAGTAATTCAACTTGATCTTTGAGTCCAGACTACAGATTTATTTTCAGGAAAACATAGTTCTTATCAACTATGTGATGGGTCAAAGGTTGTAAACATCATCATCTGTATACAAGGTACTACAAAAAGCTAGACAGTTTTGTCCTGATTAACAGCTTTCTACAATATACCAAGCTATGGAGACAAGGtcaagaagaataaaataaaaaataataaaataataataccatTTGTCTGGTTTTCATGGCAGTCGTATAATCCAGTGCTCCAGGGGTTTTCCTATTGCTTGAGTTTCTGCTGTAGAATCTAGAGGAGCTGAACCAACAGGTATGCCAAGAGTTTCTACATCATCAGCAGTTTTGTTCACACCCATTTGATGATCAGTAGTTGTGCTTCACCTTTGCAGCTTTGCAGACAGATGAATCAAGTGGATTTATAATACTATGCTCCTACCTCCATAGCATATCTCCTTCATGTTGAAGAATCTAAGGCATGAAACTTTCATAGAAATGCCCTACTAAtacaatttcaaatattaaaccaATGAAACTAACATAAGCTTTCCTAAAACCAATACCATGTTTTCAATGTGTCCATATTTAGCCAACTGCTTTGGTGGAATGATGAGACATGACTAGGATATGATGGGAGGAAGAATCGTGAGCAAAAATATGACTTGAAAATAGCCCACAGAATCGTAGACATGAAGACCCTAATGTTGGTTTGCCAAAGATATTGGTCTTAGAGTATCTGTATTCAGCATTGTGGTTGTGCCATGACATGCAAAGCCACAGTTATTTGCTTAGATGAGATCAGATGAGGATACGATCAAGATGGGCCCCTGGCATAATGAAAGTAGGCTTGCCACGCATACCAGGCAAAGAAGACAGTTTCCTTCTTTTGAAATTATCtggtaaatattattttttttaggctACAAGAatggataaaaagaaaactcGAATGGCAAAATGTCATAAGGAAGGCAGTTCAACTTATGAAAGTTGAATGAGACATTGGCTTATTATAAGGCAGTAACCTCCAAACATGTTatgaaacatatttttcaaataaaaaaggcaTCCCTATCTATGATATACAAAGTCATAAAGTTGACCAATGGGCTAGTGCA is a window from the Vitis riparia cultivar Riparia Gloire de Montpellier isolate 1030 chromosome 9, EGFV_Vit.rip_1.0, whole genome shotgun sequence genome containing:
- the LOC117922710 gene encoding protein PLANT CADMIUM RESISTANCE 8 is translated as MGRIEASELSGGQPMAQPVGMSPVIQQPQLPSIQGGFYQDHATSGMVENFVNGRPWTTGLFDCHEHKTNAVMTTFFPCVTFGQIAEVMDEGEMTCPLGSFIYLLMMPALCSHWIMGSKYRAKLRRKYDLVEAPHQDTVSHIFCPCCSLCQEFRELKIRGLDPALGWKGILAQRQGGQNQDQELKVPPNQAMFK